The sequence GCTGCATTCAAAACACACACAAACCTGTTAAAGTCCGACGATTATAAGTTATAACGTATCTAATGAATAAGTAGGAAAAAGGAGGGAATATATTACCCATATTAGAGTTATGGAGTTCTTCAAGAATCTCTTCAGCAAATGCTGATGTTGAATTTCTCAGAGCATTGTGCTTCATATTCAAATTAGATTTTTCACTTTGAAGGCTCTCTTTATCCTTTAATGGTTTCAAGAGTTCCTCATTTTCGCCATTGCTAATACGACTCTGAAAACTGTTGCATCGCATGATAAATGTCTCCCTGAACAGAAATTTTTACAATGCGTCAAAATTTATGTTTCATaaactgtaaattcaaatttaagATTGTCCAAATTTTAAAATGATTGAAGTCTTACATATGTCAAGGTTGAGAATAAAAAAAACTTCTGCCTTCAGCAAGAATAGTGCTCAAATAAAATGACTAAAATAAATTGTAGCCTTTTAAGTTTGACCACCAAAACAGTTTACAAATTAAACTTCAGTTCAGCTGACTCAATAAAAGATAATTACCCCCAAGAGAACCTAACTATATGCTATTATAGAACGGTGAAGTAACCTTATAAGAAGAAAGGAGACATTATGAACAATTACCAAGATCATTCTATTTGCAGATAATAGAAGAAATAATGAAGGTGAAGTCTTACAGCAATGCAACAAAAATATCCTCAAGGAAACACTAGATAGTCTAAATTAGCTGCGCATAAAACCCATCTGATGGTGTTATTTCTTAACATTTTACTAAAAATGCTATCACCACCTGTATTTTTTTATAAGCTGTGGAACTTCACATTTTAAATTACGCTAGGACTATAATTGATAACATAAATTTCTCACGTGACCAACATGGATGGATAGCCTCCAATAGaaaattctttggattaaatTATATACGACCAAACATAGAAGTCATATTGCAACAAGTATTTCCACTAGTTATAATAGACAAACTTTGAAGGCCCAGGATATGAAGATTTTAAGATGATCTTTACAGTTAAAATTTGAAATAAACTTTCTCTGAGGTTATGAAGAAAATGTATGACTGCTTTCTGACCTCTAAATATGCATTAGGATGAACACTATGAGTGACAAGCTCCACTCATTTGGATGCATCTAATCCTGAACTTTTATGCGCGCTAAACCATTCGACTGTTAGTCTGTAATTAACCTTCTATGATAAGTTGGAAACCAGCCAGCCATTCCAATCCCAAACCATGCAGATAAAAGTGTTGTACACTATGTTTGTTGCTTCAGTCCAATCGAATTTCATGAAATTCTGCCCAGAAATGGTAATGATGATAAAGAACACTTATAATGCAAGAGTATCTAACGCGGTCGTAATCAAGTATTTGACTGTTGagacaagataaatgaaccaccAAGCGTAAGGAGTCAACTCTAAAGCATCTAAAAGTCCAGAGATAATGAACATTTACTACCTCCTGTCAGCTATTCTTTTGTTTGATTCCTGCAGTTTCATTCTCAAACAACTTAATTCCTTCTCCAGTAATTCGACTGAACTTTTCGCAACAGCTGTTAATCAAACAAGCAACAATTCATGAAATAAACACAGAAGGATAAAACTGAACACATGAAAATCTTCATAAAGGCACTAACTAAACATGATTGACgaaaatcaacaaaagaaaaactgGGAATAAACAGATATATCCTAAATTATGCTTCAATTCATTTTCCATTTTCCATTTTTGTTTTTAAGACTACAAAACATTATTAGAAATCGGAGTAAGTATTAGGGTATTTACTGACACTAGCAGAAGCAGTACCGAGCACAAGAAACTATTAAAGTTAAAGTTAGCAGTAAACATTAGCCATAAAAGGTTTTGGAGAAAATTATACCAGAAACTTGAATTAAGCTGTTAATTTCAAAATCAGCAACTAATTTCATCTTCATCAGTTCAGATTCTTTCATCGCCAAAGAAGTTTCAATCTCAGAGCACTTAGCAATTTCAGATTCAATTTCTCTGGTGGACTGAATATTTGCTTCAATTTCTTCATTGACCTTTAGAAAAACAAATCATCCGTTTAATACATGTTTAATCTTTATCATTGGAGAAAACGattatagtaaaaaaaaaaaaggattcgaAA comes from Papaver somniferum cultivar HN1 chromosome 7, ASM357369v1, whole genome shotgun sequence and encodes:
- the LOC113292965 gene encoding uncharacterized protein LOC113292965, with translation MDDSGAILCQISSLKDMLDHVNEEIEANIQSTREIESEIAKCSEIETSLAMKESELMKMKLVADFEINSLIQVSAVAKSSVELLEKELSCLRMKLQESNKRIADRRETFIMRCNSFQSRISNGENEELLKPLKDKESLQSEKSNLNMKHNALRNSTSAFAEEILEELHNSNMALQVEIQLGNVENEKLLEDIDILKRSLVSLFENHLL